A single Streptomyces sannanensis DNA region contains:
- the galE gene encoding UDP-glucose 4-epimerase GalE, whose protein sequence is MVSKYLVTGGAGYVGSVVAAHLLEAGHQVTVLDDVSTGFLDGVPDGAEFVRGRIQDAAGILDASYAGVLHFAAASQVAESVADPEKYWRNNVAGSLELIGAMRKAGVRKLVFSSTAAVYGEPEQVPITETARTSPTSAYGATKLAVDHLITSESVAHGLAAVSLRYFNVAGAYGKYGERHEPESHLIPLVFQAALGRRPHITVFGDDYPTADGTCVRDYVHVADLAEAHVLALDAATSGEHLICNLGNGNGFSVREVIESVKRVTGRKVPVVTGGRRPGDPAVLIASADRAQEVLGWRARRPELDRIVADAWKFTLRGSA, encoded by the coding sequence ATGGTGAGTAAGTACCTGGTCACGGGTGGCGCCGGGTATGTCGGCAGCGTCGTCGCCGCGCACCTGCTGGAGGCCGGCCACCAGGTCACCGTGCTCGACGACGTCTCCACCGGCTTCCTGGACGGCGTCCCGGACGGCGCCGAGTTCGTCCGCGGCCGGATCCAGGACGCCGCCGGCATCCTCGACGCCTCCTACGCCGGAGTACTGCACTTCGCCGCGGCCTCCCAGGTCGCGGAGTCCGTCGCCGACCCGGAGAAGTACTGGCGCAACAACGTCGCCGGCTCGCTCGAACTGATCGGCGCCATGCGCAAGGCCGGCGTCCGCAAGCTGGTCTTCTCCTCCACCGCCGCCGTCTATGGCGAGCCCGAACAGGTGCCGATCACCGAAACCGCCCGCACCTCCCCGACCAGCGCCTACGGCGCCACCAAGCTCGCCGTCGACCACCTGATCACCAGCGAGAGCGTCGCCCACGGACTCGCCGCCGTCTCGCTGCGCTACTTCAACGTGGCGGGCGCGTACGGGAAGTACGGCGAGCGGCACGAACCCGAGTCACACCTCATCCCGCTGGTCTTCCAGGCCGCTCTCGGCCGGCGCCCGCACATCACCGTCTTCGGCGACGACTATCCGACCGCCGACGGCACCTGCGTCCGTGACTACGTCCACGTCGCCGACCTCGCCGAGGCCCATGTGCTCGCCCTGGACGCGGCCACATCCGGTGAGCACCTGATCTGCAACCTGGGCAACGGCAACGGCTTCTCGGTCCGCGAGGTCATCGAATCGGTGAAGCGCGTCACCGGGCGCAAGGTCCCCGTCGTCACCGGCGGACGCCGCCCCGGCGACCCGGCTGTCCTGATCGCCTCGGCCGACCGCGCCCAGGAGGTACTCGGCTGGCGTGCCCGCCGCCCCGAACTCGACCGGATCGTCGCCGACGCCTGGAAGTTCACCCTGCGCGGCAGCGCATAG
- the galK gene encoding galactokinase, whose product MSALRSGRAAGQDHVIDVVKEFDAVHGTAPDGVWAAPGRVNLIGEHTDYNDGFVLPMALSHTTMAAARRREDGQLRLFSAQGDSRVSALAVTELTPGVVAGWAGYPAGVVWALGEAGHDVGGADLFFRSDVPTGAGLSSSAALECATAAALNDLYDLGLTPPELALVAQRAENAFVGVPCGVMDQMASACCTEGTALHLDTRTLEQRHVPLDFEAAGLYLLVVDTRVKHDLGNGAYAALRTDCERAAGLLGVPALRDLALADLEAADDRLPPELRPLVRHVVTENLRVAEAVNCLNGGDVRGLGAILTAGHISLRDDYRVSCPETDLVVEAAVDAGALGARMTGGGFGGSVITLVETATVPKVEDNITRAFSAAGFPAPRSFTAMPAAGARRIR is encoded by the coding sequence GTGAGCGCACTCCGCTCCGGCCGCGCTGCTGGACAAGACCACGTGATCGACGTCGTCAAGGAATTCGACGCCGTCCACGGAACAGCTCCCGACGGGGTGTGGGCGGCACCGGGACGGGTCAACCTCATCGGCGAGCACACCGACTACAACGACGGATTCGTGCTGCCCATGGCTCTCTCCCACACCACCATGGCCGCCGCCCGTCGGCGAGAGGACGGGCAGCTGAGACTGTTCAGCGCGCAGGGCGACTCGAGGGTCTCCGCCCTCGCGGTCACGGAACTGACCCCGGGCGTCGTCGCCGGCTGGGCGGGCTACCCGGCCGGCGTCGTCTGGGCGCTCGGGGAAGCCGGTCATGACGTGGGTGGTGCGGACCTGTTCTTCCGGAGTGACGTGCCCACAGGAGCAGGCCTGTCCTCCTCCGCGGCGCTGGAGTGCGCCACAGCCGCCGCCCTGAACGACCTCTACGACCTCGGCCTCACACCGCCGGAGCTGGCGCTTGTCGCGCAGCGGGCGGAGAACGCCTTCGTGGGGGTGCCCTGTGGCGTGATGGACCAGATGGCGTCCGCCTGCTGCACCGAGGGCACGGCGCTCCACCTCGACACGCGCACCCTCGAACAGAGGCATGTACCACTGGACTTCGAAGCCGCAGGGCTGTACCTGCTGGTCGTCGACACCCGCGTCAAACACGATCTCGGAAACGGTGCCTACGCCGCACTGCGAACGGACTGCGAACGGGCAGCGGGCCTCCTGGGCGTGCCCGCCCTGCGTGACCTGGCACTCGCCGACCTGGAGGCGGCCGACGACCGTCTGCCTCCGGAGCTGCGGCCCCTGGTGCGACACGTGGTGACGGAGAACCTCCGCGTCGCCGAGGCCGTGAACTGCCTGAACGGCGGCGACGTCAGGGGGCTCGGCGCGATCCTCACAGCCGGCCACATCTCGCTGCGCGACGACTACCGCGTGTCCTGCCCCGAGACCGACCTCGTCGTCGAGGCGGCCGTCGACGCCGGCGCACTGGGCGCGCGCATGACGGGAGGCGGTTTCGGCGGGTCCGTGATCACCCTGGTGGAGACCGCGACGGTACCGAAGGTCGAGGACAACATCACCCGCGCCTTCAGTGCCGCGGGATTCCCCGCGCCGCGCTCCTTCACTGCGATGCCCGCGGCGGGAGCCCGTCGGATCCGCTGA